A single genomic interval of Pomacea canaliculata isolate SZHN2017 linkage group LG5, ASM307304v1, whole genome shotgun sequence harbors:
- the LOC112564574 gene encoding uroporphyrinogen-III synthase-like has product MTECGCHRGRAEQSNRTCVLLLKAPKEDEEDPYINILEEAGFDATVVPVLSFRFVNQKELGAALQHYERLSGVVFTSPRAVQAISKAISCMPDDEAVFDPSLLRCFVVGHATADAAQALGFKTEGAEAGSGKNLAELIISTGNSNDTRPLLYPCANIRREALLQLLHDANCKTKEIVVYETCASETLDEDIKLLIETKGIPEIVVFFSPSGVQFTAHLIKRGMIPLQKIKVCALGPSTHQALLSQGYEVSGVASKPDPASLLKLLQEVDRKNSI; this is encoded by the exons atgacaGAATGTG GGTGTCATCGAGGAAGAGCAGAACAAAGTAACAGAACATGTGTACTATTGCTGAAGGCTccaaaagaagatgaagaagatccTTACATAAAT ATACTTGAGGAGGCAGGTTTTGATGCAACAGTTGTTCCAGTGTTGTCATTCAGGTTTGTCAATCAAAAAGAGCTAGGTGCAGCATTGCAACATTATGAAAGGCTCTCTGGCGTCGTTTTTACAAGTCCTCGTGCAGTTCAAGCAATTTCCAAGGCCATTTCATGCATGCCAG ATGATGAAGCAGTCTTTGACCCGTCCTTACTTAGATGTTTTGTAGTAGGACATGCAACTGCAGATGCAG CACAGGCACTAGGGTTCAAGACAGAAGGGGCTGAAGCAGGCAGTGGCAAGAATCTTGCAGAACTTATCATCAGCACAG GGAACTCAAATGACACAAGACCTCTTCTTTATCCATGTGCAAACATCAGACGTGAAGCTCTCTTACAGCTGCTGCATGATGCGA attgTAAAACTAAGGAAATAGTTGTCTATGAAACCTGTGCTAGTGAAACATTGGATGAAGACATCAAATTATTGATTGAAACTAag GGTATACCTGAGATTGTGGTGTTCTTCAGCCCTTCGGGAGTTCAGTTTACAGCACACCTGATAAAGAGAGGCATGATACCTCTGCAAAAAATAAAG GTGTGTGCTCTTGGTCCATCCACACACCAAGCATTGCTCAGTCAGGGCTATGAAGTTAGTGGTGTTGCCAGTAAGCCAGACCCTGCCAGCCTTCTTAAACTGTTACAAGAAGTTGACAGAAAGAACTCAATCTAG